The following are from one region of the Sandaracinus amylolyticus genome:
- a CDS encoding VIT domain-containing protein, which produces MVRFDRRARAARPRRTMLLAWTVGSVALLLDGCPTPASSPRASTTAASATDAHERDHFVAIEGHTPREIDHEALIRDALAGVPEGDDGSIEHRVPVRRIALPHPPRGGNARFDWGGGRRGWITALPNDELLTSAAYANGRVFLGGGFASHRFFALDAYDGELAWSVAAPDGGPSAAIVANDRVIFNTESCTLFVADAGTGEIRWSRWLGDPLMSQPAAADGLVVSAYPADGAHRFGAFRLDDGEPVWSTPIPADVIQAPQILGDSVYFATMDGSAFELALRTGEVRWSRDVGASSAVWVDRSSVLLARRVGDHEQIVVLSARDGRVVREGDRFEAPYLAGESRDRALVHGQAGAWGNVPHGDHLGLRNVAAGWAFQGSTPTVADGRAYFAIGDAILARAIDTGDEVWRRTYARAEGAQALSPPAIVGSLLVFGTVDGQLVATDVDTGMTIWAYEIGEPIVFQPIVAQGWVYATTARGNVIGLEVGDAMLDGWHMWGGNERHAGPVETAGTVDPALLASLERPTRGTLRAVAPAAAEPDVDGDEGEVASDASPAAITPPAPERDLPLRRTSIDARISGFVAEVEVTQEFVNDGDAPIEAVYLFPLPLDAAVDAMEMHVGERVIRGRIQGRSQARRTYEEARATGRRAALLEQQRPDLFAQRVANLMPGDRIEVHLRFVQPLPFESGRYELAFPLAAPRRFDPSDASAVAQQPEEPDARAVSMSLSIDAGMPIGAIESPTHDVVIERGARPSIASVRLEGEQVANRDFVLRYGLGGDAPRATVLAHRGGEEGWLTLLVQPPDAPAEDTIAPRDLVFVVDASSSMRGRPSEQARALVRRAIGALRDGDTVDVIGFADRVVRMGEHAAGDADTTARADEFLAQLRAVGATRMVPAIEEALDRANAASARSGGRVPLVVLVTDGYIANEGEVLRAIATHLGSSRVYALGVGSSPNRFLLERSAEVGRGRALITTLGEDAQRAAERLHAWIDRPVFTDVEIDWGGLDVHDAYPARVPDLFADRPLFVNARFVRGGRATVRVRGSVNGRRYERAIDVTLPGEPTPDGPHASQESLWARAAIGDRVRRLEVRDDEDLVREVTELGLAHHVVTPFTSFVAVEETPAAPDEADAEAEVRATVSPARALPGDPEIRIPAPADARAVTVILPFGETIDARWEPAIDRWTARFLIPRDAGEGTFPIEILVTHADGEAEQLRVFYTVDASAPEVAIEIDGDARPGATITVRARQVITEADLAQVGRREIDPQRAQLLADVRRVEVRAPGGEPVSLELTGPSTWEGTLRVPDDAEGTMALEVVVADLAANVSTRRVPVEIAR; this is translated from the coding sequence ATGGTGCGTTTCGATCGGCGGGCCCGCGCGGCCCGGCCGCGACGGACGATGCTGCTCGCGTGGACGGTCGGCAGCGTCGCGCTGCTGCTCGATGGCTGTCCGACGCCCGCGAGCAGCCCACGCGCGAGCACGACCGCGGCGAGCGCGACCGATGCGCACGAGCGCGATCACTTCGTGGCGATCGAGGGGCACACGCCGCGCGAGATCGATCACGAAGCGCTGATCCGCGACGCGCTCGCCGGCGTGCCCGAGGGCGACGACGGATCGATCGAGCATCGCGTGCCGGTGCGCCGCATCGCGCTCCCGCATCCACCGCGCGGCGGCAATGCGCGCTTCGACTGGGGTGGTGGACGTCGCGGATGGATCACCGCGCTGCCCAACGACGAGCTGCTCACGTCGGCGGCCTACGCGAACGGGCGCGTGTTCCTCGGCGGTGGGTTCGCGAGCCATCGCTTCTTCGCGCTCGATGCGTACGACGGAGAGCTCGCGTGGTCGGTCGCGGCGCCCGACGGTGGACCGAGCGCGGCGATCGTCGCGAACGATCGCGTCATCTTCAACACCGAGAGCTGCACGCTCTTCGTCGCCGACGCGGGCACCGGCGAGATCCGCTGGAGCCGCTGGCTCGGCGATCCACTGATGAGCCAGCCCGCCGCGGCCGACGGGCTCGTGGTCTCGGCGTATCCCGCGGACGGCGCGCATCGCTTCGGCGCGTTCCGCCTCGATGATGGAGAGCCGGTGTGGTCGACGCCGATCCCCGCCGACGTGATCCAGGCGCCGCAGATCCTCGGCGACTCCGTGTACTTCGCGACGATGGACGGCAGCGCCTTCGAGCTCGCGCTGCGGACCGGCGAGGTCCGCTGGTCGCGCGACGTCGGCGCATCGAGCGCGGTGTGGGTCGATCGCAGCTCGGTGCTGCTCGCGCGCCGAGTCGGGGACCACGAGCAGATCGTCGTGCTCTCCGCGCGCGATGGTCGCGTCGTGCGCGAAGGAGATCGTTTCGAGGCGCCGTATCTCGCGGGCGAGAGCCGCGATCGCGCGCTGGTGCACGGACAAGCGGGCGCGTGGGGCAACGTCCCGCACGGCGACCACCTCGGGCTGCGCAACGTCGCGGCCGGCTGGGCGTTCCAGGGATCGACGCCGACCGTCGCGGACGGGCGCGCGTACTTCGCGATCGGCGATGCGATCCTCGCGCGCGCGATCGACACCGGCGACGAGGTGTGGCGCCGCACCTACGCGCGCGCCGAGGGCGCGCAGGCGCTGAGCCCGCCGGCGATCGTCGGATCGCTCCTCGTGTTCGGCACGGTCGACGGTCAGCTCGTCGCGACCGACGTCGACACCGGCATGACGATCTGGGCCTACGAGATCGGCGAGCCGATCGTGTTCCAGCCGATCGTCGCGCAGGGCTGGGTCTACGCGACCACCGCGCGCGGCAACGTGATCGGCCTCGAGGTCGGCGACGCGATGCTCGACGGCTGGCACATGTGGGGCGGCAACGAGCGCCACGCGGGACCGGTCGAGACCGCGGGCACCGTCGATCCCGCGCTGCTCGCGAGCCTCGAGCGACCGACGCGCGGCACGCTGCGCGCGGTCGCGCCCGCGGCGGCCGAGCCCGACGTCGACGGCGACGAGGGCGAGGTCGCGAGCGACGCGTCGCCCGCCGCGATCACCCCGCCGGCGCCGGAGCGCGATCTGCCGCTGCGTCGCACGTCGATCGACGCGCGCATCTCGGGGTTCGTCGCCGAGGTCGAGGTCACGCAGGAGTTCGTCAACGACGGCGATGCGCCGATCGAGGCGGTCTATCTCTTCCCGCTGCCCCTCGACGCGGCGGTGGACGCGATGGAGATGCACGTCGGCGAGCGCGTGATCCGCGGGCGCATCCAGGGTCGCTCGCAGGCACGCCGCACCTACGAGGAGGCGCGCGCGACCGGACGTCGCGCCGCATTGTTGGAGCAGCAACGACCCGATCTCTTCGCGCAGCGCGTCGCGAACCTCATGCCCGGCGATCGCATCGAGGTGCACCTGCGCTTCGTGCAGCCGCTGCCCTTCGAGTCGGGGCGCTACGAGCTCGCCTTCCCGCTCGCGGCGCCTCGCCGCTTCGATCCGAGCGATGCGAGCGCGGTCGCGCAGCAGCCGGAGGAGCCCGACGCGCGCGCGGTCTCGATGTCGCTCTCGATCGACGCGGGCATGCCGATCGGCGCGATCGAGTCGCCGACCCACGACGTCGTGATCGAGCGCGGCGCGCGTCCTTCGATCGCGAGCGTGCGGCTCGAGGGCGAGCAGGTCGCGAACCGCGACTTCGTGCTGCGCTACGGGCTCGGCGGCGATGCGCCGCGCGCGACCGTGCTCGCCCATCGCGGTGGTGAGGAGGGCTGGCTCACGCTGCTGGTGCAGCCGCCCGACGCGCCCGCCGAGGACACCATCGCGCCCCGCGATCTCGTGTTCGTCGTCGACGCGTCGAGCTCGATGCGCGGGCGTCCGAGCGAGCAGGCGCGCGCGCTGGTGCGTCGCGCGATCGGCGCGCTGCGCGACGGCGACACCGTCGACGTGATCGGGTTCGCGGATCGCGTGGTGCGGATGGGGGAGCACGCGGCGGGCGATGCCGACACGACCGCCCGCGCCGACGAGTTCCTCGCACAGCTGCGTGCGGTGGGCGCGACGCGGATGGTGCCCGCGATCGAAGAAGCGCTCGATCGCGCCAACGCCGCGAGCGCGCGCTCGGGCGGTCGCGTGCCGCTCGTGGTGCTCGTCACCGACGGATACATCGCGAACGAGGGCGAGGTGCTCCGCGCGATCGCGACGCACCTCGGATCCAGCCGCGTCTACGCGCTCGGTGTGGGCAGCTCGCCCAATCGTTTCCTGCTCGAGCGCAGCGCCGAGGTGGGCCGTGGTCGCGCGCTGATCACCACGCTCGGCGAGGACGCACAGCGCGCCGCCGAGCGCTTGCACGCGTGGATCGATCGCCCGGTGTTCACCGACGTCGAGATCGACTGGGGCGGGCTCGACGTGCACGACGCGTATCCGGCGCGCGTGCCCGATCTCTTCGCGGATCGCCCGCTCTTCGTGAACGCGCGCTTCGTGCGCGGCGGCCGCGCGACGGTGCGGGTGCGCGGCTCGGTGAACGGCCGGCGCTACGAGCGCGCGATCGACGTGACGCTCCCGGGCGAGCCCACACCCGACGGGCCGCACGCGTCGCAGGAGTCGCTCTGGGCGCGCGCCGCGATCGGCGATCGCGTGCGCCGGCTCGAGGTGCGCGACGACGAGGACCTCGTGCGCGAGGTGACCGAGCTCGGTCTCGCACACCACGTGGTCACGCCGTTCACGTCCTTCGTCGCGGTGGAGGAGACGCCTGCCGCGCCGGACGAGGCCGACGCCGAGGCCGAGGTGCGCGCGACGGTGAGCCCGGCGCGTGCGCTGCCGGGTGACCCCGAGATCCGCATCCCCGCGCCCGCCGACGCACGTGCGGTCACGGTGATCCTGCCCTTCGGCGAGACCATCGACGCGCGCTGGGAGCCCGCGATCGATCGCTGGACCGCGCGCTTCCTGATCCCGCGCGATGCGGGCGAAGGGACCTTCCCGATCGAGATCCTCGTGACGCACGCCGATGGCGAGGCCGAGCAGCTGCGCGTCTTCTACACGGTGGACGCGAGCGCGCCCGAGGTCGCGATCGAGATCGACGGAGACGCGCGCCCGGGCGCGACGATCACGGTGCGCGCTCGGCAGGTGATCACCGAGGCCGATCTCGCGCAGGTGGGGCGTCGGGAGATCGATCCGCAGCGCGCGCAGCTCCTCGCGGACGTGCGTCGCGTCGAGGTGCGCGCGCCGGGCGGCGAGCCGGTCTCGCTCGAGCTCACCGGGCCGAGCACCTGGGAAGGCACGCTGCGCGTGCCCGACGACGCCGAGGGCACGATGGCGCTCGAGGTGGTGGTCGCGGATCTCGCGGCGAACGTGTCGACGCGGCGCGTGCCGGTGGAGATCGCGCGATGA
- a CDS encoding serine/threonine-protein kinase: MRLRLDRLSDAVRSRRTRSLILLAGSIPLWLFGLVSFGMIAMWAVEPTPTRDYGAAGFCAMFGGMIPCLGAAALLFARHRYDQGTRALQAIFTEAGSDGRVDRAALEARGWTRERADAVLLDALAHGLLSDAPSGNTPPGPIAAQALAPLPGPPPFAWPQPPPSPSPMPDPVAVTRDARPRVPAQGSVITGRVLKSTYLVEEPLGQGGMGAVWAARHLRTGRRYAVKTLLPTERFSRDAILRFEREARAASAIGHAGIVAVHDFDRTDDGLHYLVMDLLSGETLETRLGRSGRLAWSDARRVAIELGDALAAAHRAGILHRDLKPANVFLAQVAGLGERAVLVDFGLAKPMEESAAQRVTSTGAVVGTALYMSPEQARGAPLDARSDVYGLAAVVYEMVTGVPPFLGPNALAVMTMVMAEQPVPPSVLARGLPVAVDHALLRALAKRPEERPGDVASLVSVLASIT; encoded by the coding sequence ATGCGCCTGCGCCTCGATCGACTCTCCGACGCGGTGAGGAGCCGTCGCACGCGCTCGCTGATCCTCCTCGCCGGATCGATCCCGCTCTGGCTCTTCGGCCTCGTGTCGTTCGGGATGATCGCGATGTGGGCCGTCGAGCCGACGCCGACGCGCGACTACGGCGCAGCGGGGTTCTGCGCGATGTTCGGCGGCATGATCCCGTGCCTCGGCGCGGCGGCGCTGCTCTTCGCGCGGCATCGCTACGATCAGGGCACGCGCGCGCTCCAGGCGATCTTCACCGAGGCGGGCTCGGACGGGCGCGTCGATCGCGCCGCGCTCGAGGCGCGCGGGTGGACGCGCGAGCGCGCCGATGCGGTGCTGCTCGACGCGCTCGCCCACGGGCTCTTGAGCGACGCGCCGAGCGGCAACACGCCGCCCGGGCCGATCGCCGCGCAGGCGCTCGCGCCGCTGCCGGGACCTCCGCCCTTCGCCTGGCCGCAGCCGCCGCCCTCTCCGTCTCCGATGCCCGATCCGGTCGCGGTCACGCGCGATGCGCGCCCGCGCGTGCCCGCACAGGGCAGCGTGATCACGGGGCGCGTGCTCAAGAGCACGTACCTCGTCGAAGAGCCGCTCGGACAAGGCGGGATGGGCGCGGTGTGGGCCGCGCGGCATCTGCGCACCGGGCGTCGCTACGCGGTGAAGACGCTGCTGCCGACCGAGCGCTTCTCGCGCGACGCGATCCTGCGCTTCGAGCGGGAGGCGCGTGCGGCGAGCGCGATCGGGCACGCGGGGATCGTCGCCGTGCACGACTTCGATCGCACCGACGACGGCCTCCACTATCTCGTGATGGATCTGCTGAGCGGCGAGACGCTCGAGACGCGCCTCGGTCGCAGCGGGCGGCTCGCCTGGAGCGACGCGCGCCGCGTCGCGATCGAGCTCGGCGACGCGCTCGCGGCCGCACATCGCGCGGGGATCCTCCATCGTGATCTGAAGCCCGCGAACGTCTTCCTCGCGCAGGTCGCAGGGCTCGGCGAGCGCGCCGTGCTCGTCGACTTCGGTCTCGCGAAGCCGATGGAGGAGAGCGCGGCGCAGCGCGTGACGAGCACCGGCGCGGTGGTCGGCACCGCCCTCTACATGTCGCCCGAGCAGGCGCGCGGCGCGCCGCTCGATGCGCGCAGCGACGTCTACGGCCTCGCGGCGGTGGTCTACGAGATGGTCACCGGCGTACCGCCCTTCCTCGGTCCGAACGCGCTCGCGGTGATGACGATGGTGATGGCCGAGCAGCCGGTGCCCCCGAGCGTGCTCGCGCGCGGGCTCCCGGTCGCGGTCGATCACGCGCTGCTGCGCGCGCTCGCGAAGCGTCCCGAGGAGCGACCGGGCGACGTCGCGTCGCTCGTCTCGGTGCTCGCGTCCATCACGTAG
- a CDS encoding serine/threonine protein kinase: protein MLCAHDSIALWIDIHGREFARPIAVSGSVPTDASQERGYFHLTMSRPASAVANGDHEHDHDASGPRLREPVLDVDFDVPRSTAEIAAELPVLRRFAGYDILGRIAVGGMAEVFLAREHGQAGSVRQIALKVIRPQLATDRDFEEMFMREGKTALGLRHPNVCHTYRFGMESGHPFLAMELVEGVTLRDLCTRARRAGKPMSAPIAVKIVSLVAEALHSAHVARDDKGRALGIVHQDVSPHNVMVAYDGTVKLLDFGVASTSKERATEIAESSHITIRGKAGYLSPEQCLGHSFDARSDVFSLGIVLYELLTGQRLFARAQSLDAMRAITSEPLPPWPSTIPPALQRVLGRALARDVSDRYRSAAVMQEDLERTLAETRTAVTSAKIAEVVARLLGDDFGRAPKLETTRDVVAWIISPEQELIALQLPPPAPVLPPPTPTMPELPPVPPPSSTRPLALALTGVIALVLGALAMFAMTRGQAEPVATAPPPAAPIVAAPVPVAPAPAPEAPPVAAAAPVAAPSVPVAAEPAPTRVRRPFPARPAASRAPRAESSTDESSEFFDDPGF from the coding sequence ATGCTGTGCGCACACGATTCGATCGCGCTGTGGATCGACATCCACGGACGCGAATTCGCTCGACCGATCGCCGTGTCGGGATCCGTCCCGACGGACGCCTCGCAGGAGCGCGGGTACTTTCACCTCACGATGTCCCGCCCCGCATCAGCCGTTGCGAACGGCGACCACGAACACGATCACGATGCATCGGGCCCACGCCTTCGCGAGCCCGTCCTCGACGTCGACTTCGACGTTCCGCGCAGCACAGCAGAGATCGCGGCGGAGCTTCCGGTCCTTCGCCGCTTCGCGGGCTACGACATCCTCGGACGCATCGCCGTCGGCGGCATGGCCGAGGTGTTCCTCGCGCGCGAGCACGGTCAGGCCGGCAGCGTCCGACAGATTGCGCTCAAGGTCATCCGGCCGCAGCTCGCGACCGATCGCGACTTCGAGGAGATGTTCATGCGCGAGGGCAAGACCGCGCTCGGTCTCCGCCATCCGAACGTCTGCCACACGTATCGGTTCGGCATGGAGAGCGGCCATCCGTTCCTCGCGATGGAGCTCGTCGAGGGCGTCACGCTGCGCGACCTCTGCACGCGCGCGCGCCGCGCCGGCAAGCCGATGTCCGCGCCGATCGCGGTGAAGATCGTCTCGCTCGTCGCGGAGGCGCTGCACTCGGCGCACGTCGCGCGCGACGACAAGGGACGCGCGCTCGGGATCGTCCACCAGGACGTCTCGCCCCACAACGTGATGGTCGCGTACGACGGCACCGTGAAGCTGCTCGACTTCGGCGTCGCGTCGACGTCGAAGGAGCGCGCGACGGAGATCGCCGAGAGCAGCCACATCACGATCCGCGGCAAGGCCGGCTACCTCTCGCCCGAGCAGTGCCTCGGTCACTCGTTCGACGCGCGCTCCGACGTGTTCTCGCTCGGCATCGTGCTCTACGAGCTGCTCACCGGTCAGCGCCTCTTCGCGCGCGCGCAGAGCCTCGACGCGATGCGCGCGATCACCAGCGAGCCGCTGCCGCCGTGGCCCTCGACGATCCCGCCCGCGCTGCAGCGCGTGCTCGGCCGCGCGCTCGCGCGCGACGTGAGCGATCGGTATCGCAGCGCGGCGGTGATGCAGGAGGATCTCGAGCGCACGCTCGCCGAGACGCGGACCGCGGTCACGTCGGCGAAGATCGCGGAGGTCGTCGCGCGTCTGCTCGGCGACGACTTCGGGCGCGCGCCGAAGCTCGAGACGACGCGCGACGTCGTCGCGTGGATCATCTCGCCCGAGCAGGAGCTCATCGCGCTCCAGCTCCCGCCGCCCGCGCCGGTGCTGCCGCCTCCGACGCCGACGATGCCGGAGCTCCCGCCGGTGCCTCCTCCGTCGAGCACGCGTCCTCTCGCGCTCGCGCTGACCGGCGTGATCGCGCTCGTGCTCGGCGCGCTCGCGATGTTCGCGATGACGCGCGGCCAGGCCGAGCCCGTCGCGACCGCACCGCCGCCCGCGGCACCCATCGTCGCCGCGCCCGTGCCCGTCGCGCCGGCGCCCGCGCCCGAGGCGCCTCCCGTCGCTGCAGCCGCACCGGTCGCAGCACCGAGCGTCCCCGTCGCGGCCGAGCCTGCGCCCACGCGCGTGCGCCGACCGTTCCCTGCGCGACCCGCCGCGTCTCGCGCGCCGCGCGCCGAAAGCAGCACCGACGAGTCGAGCGAGTTCTTCGACGACCCGGGATTCTGA
- a CDS encoding tetratricopeptide repeat protein produces the protein MRIIATLTLLTTLLLAPAAHAQDPDPARGAAARALFQEGVGLARRGDYAEAIDRFRRAQALRPAAPIAYNLAAALAHEGELVEAAELLERVLRDPSIPPQLRASAERQRDQIAPRVGRLTVRLEGDHGGVRVHIDERELPEAMVGVPVPIDPGAHEIRAMRDGEDVAHERIEIGEAERREVALTIPARVVPREALTVAPARASSSERVPEAALETSERDPVDRGSSGGGGDDALVITLAIVGGVVVAGAVTATAIVLTSPQTPEPVMGNTMPGVLTW, from the coding sequence ATGCGGATCATCGCCACCCTCACACTCCTCACCACGCTGCTCCTGGCGCCCGCGGCCCACGCGCAGGATCCCGATCCTGCACGCGGCGCCGCGGCGCGCGCGTTGTTCCAAGAAGGCGTCGGCCTCGCTCGACGCGGCGACTACGCCGAAGCGATCGATCGGTTCCGGCGCGCGCAGGCGTTACGACCCGCCGCGCCGATCGCGTACAACCTCGCCGCCGCGCTCGCGCACGAGGGCGAGCTCGTCGAGGCCGCCGAGCTGCTCGAGCGCGTGCTGCGCGATCCCTCGATCCCGCCGCAGCTGCGCGCGTCCGCGGAGCGCCAGCGCGACCAGATCGCACCGCGCGTCGGACGCCTCACGGTGCGCCTCGAGGGTGATCACGGCGGCGTTCGTGTGCACATCGACGAGCGCGAGCTGCCCGAGGCGATGGTCGGCGTCCCGGTGCCGATCGATCCCGGTGCGCACGAGATCCGCGCGATGCGCGACGGCGAGGACGTCGCGCACGAGCGCATCGAGATCGGCGAGGCCGAGCGCCGCGAGGTCGCGCTGACCATCCCGGCGCGCGTGGTCCCGCGCGAGGCGCTCACGGTCGCGCCGGCGCGCGCGTCGTCGAGCGAGCGCGTGCCCGAGGCGGCGCTCGAGACCTCGGAGCGCGATCCCGTCGATCGTGGCTCGAGCGGTGGCGGTGGTGACGACGCGCTCGTGATCACGCTCGCGATCGTCGGTGGTGTCGTGGTCGCCGGCGCGGTCACCGCGACCGCGATCGTGCTGACGTCGCCGCAGACGCCCGAGCCCGTGATGGGCAACACGATGCCGGGGGTGCTCACGTGGTGA
- a CDS encoding exodeoxyribonuclease III, whose protein sequence is MRVSSWNVNGLRSIAGKGFSDWLAASGSDLVGLQETRCRPEQVPDGIRELPGWHGHFVCAERAGYSGVGLLSKLAIDGVESSLGVKTFDIEGRLQLARVGRLRIANVYFPNGSGQERDNSRVPFKLRFYRRLHKLLEPYKQEGLPILVMGDFNTAPHEIDLARPKDNHKTSGFLPEERRELVRWLETGWVDTFREFEKGPGHYTWWSQRFGVRERNIGWRIDLVLASPGALPYLRNAAIHAHVPGSDHCPISVDLDDSVIG, encoded by the coding sequence ATGCGCGTCTCGTCGTGGAACGTGAACGGCCTGCGCTCGATCGCAGGCAAGGGCTTCTCGGACTGGCTCGCCGCGTCCGGCTCGGATCTGGTCGGCCTGCAGGAGACGCGATGTCGTCCCGAGCAGGTCCCCGACGGCATCCGCGAGCTGCCGGGCTGGCACGGGCACTTCGTGTGCGCCGAGCGCGCCGGGTACAGCGGCGTCGGGCTGCTCTCGAAGCTCGCGATCGACGGAGTCGAGAGCTCGCTCGGCGTGAAGACGTTCGACATCGAAGGCCGCCTGCAGCTCGCGCGCGTCGGACGCCTGCGAATCGCGAACGTCTACTTCCCCAACGGCAGCGGGCAGGAGCGCGACAACTCGCGCGTGCCGTTCAAGCTCCGCTTCTATCGCCGCCTCCACAAGCTGCTCGAGCCGTACAAGCAGGAGGGGCTGCCGATCCTCGTGATGGGCGACTTCAACACCGCGCCCCACGAGATCGATCTCGCGCGCCCCAAGGACAACCACAAGACGAGCGGTTTCCTCCCCGAGGAGCGGCGCGAGCTCGTGCGCTGGCTCGAGACCGGCTGGGTCGACACGTTCCGCGAGTTCGAGAAGGGCCCCGGTCACTACACGTGGTGGAGCCAGCGCTTCGGGGTGCGCGAGCGCAACATCGGGTGGCGCATCGACCTCGTGCTCGCCTCGCCCGGCGCGCTCCCCTACCTGCGCAATGCCGCGATCCACGCGCACGTGCCGGGCAGCGATCATTGCCCGATCAGCGTCGACCTCGACGACTCCGTGATCGGCTGA
- the hflX gene encoding GTPase HflX yields the protein MAEISASTGRQVGVIADRSGHVQFVVVGDSRQLMLPDVGRVRAAQGRFRGLRLIHTHLTPEGLTRDDLVDLTRLRLDLVAAINVGKNGEPETVHYGHNVPVAPGSSESPHRTIGPLSYQALIGELVQVDPAALIAGLEQEFARVARTRLVDAKDGRAILIHVCEKHDAWRADESLRELAELARTAGVEVVDQVLQVRDRIDPKFVMGRGKLDEIVQRSMQVDASVLIFDRNLGPAQAAAIAKAIDLKVIDRSQLILDIFAQRAESRDGKLQVELAQMKYLLPRLGQNDDSLSRLTGGIGGRGPGETVLEIGKRRARERISRLQSELEKLAVQRRNRRQRRNRRDVPIVSIVGYTNAGKSTLLNALTGSETIVEDKLFATLDTRSRRIRFPEEREVVITDTVGFIRDLPVDLFAAFRATFEEAQDADLLLHVVDASDPALGEHIKTTEQLLGQLELSNVPTLLVLNKTDRLPASEVASMVRARDAVPVSAIDPSTFGPLLERLERMLFERGSGVVTRTQAGSDEIDLDDAIPPSITSVRLTAARPVEERPAPRGPYFDDAAIDELIAGSGGKPAPSPAAAPARSRSRAR from the coding sequence ATGGCGGAGATCTCCGCGTCGACCGGGCGTCAGGTCGGAGTGATCGCCGATCGCAGCGGGCACGTGCAGTTCGTCGTGGTGGGTGACTCGAGGCAGCTCATGCTGCCCGACGTCGGGCGCGTGCGCGCTGCGCAGGGCCGGTTCCGCGGGCTGCGTCTCATCCACACCCACCTCACGCCCGAGGGGCTCACGCGCGACGATCTCGTCGATCTCACGCGCCTGCGTCTCGACCTCGTCGCGGCGATCAACGTCGGGAAGAACGGCGAGCCCGAGACGGTGCACTACGGGCACAACGTGCCGGTGGCGCCGGGCTCGAGCGAGTCCCCGCACCGCACGATCGGGCCGCTCTCGTACCAGGCGCTGATCGGCGAGCTGGTGCAGGTCGATCCCGCAGCGCTGATCGCCGGGCTCGAGCAGGAGTTCGCGCGGGTCGCGCGCACCCGCCTCGTCGATGCGAAGGACGGGCGCGCGATCCTGATCCACGTGTGCGAGAAGCACGACGCGTGGCGCGCCGACGAGTCGCTGCGCGAGCTCGCCGAGCTCGCGCGGACGGCGGGCGTCGAGGTCGTCGATCAGGTCCTGCAGGTCCGCGATCGCATCGATCCGAAGTTCGTCATGGGTCGCGGCAAGCTCGACGAGATCGTGCAGCGCTCGATGCAGGTCGACGCGAGCGTGCTGATCTTCGATCGCAACCTCGGTCCCGCGCAGGCCGCGGCGATCGCGAAGGCGATCGATCTCAAGGTCATCGATCGCAGCCAGCTGATCCTCGACATCTTCGCGCAGCGCGCGGAGAGCCGGGACGGCAAGCTGCAGGTCGAGCTCGCGCAGATGAAGTACCTGCTGCCGCGCCTCGGGCAGAACGACGACTCGCTCTCGCGCCTCACCGGCGGCATCGGTGGGCGAGGGCCCGGCGAGACCGTGCTCGAGATCGGGAAGCGTCGTGCGCGCGAGCGCATCTCGCGCCTCCAGAGCGAGCTCGAGAAGCTCGCGGTGCAGCGCCGCAATCGTCGCCAGCGCCGCAACCGTCGCGACGTGCCGATCGTGTCGATCGTCGGCTACACGAACGCCGGCAAGAGCACGCTGCTCAACGCGCTCACCGGGAGCGAGACGATCGTCGAGGACAAGCTCTTCGCGACGCTCGACACGCGCTCGCGCCGCATCCGGTTCCCGGAGGAGCGCGAGGTCGTGATCACCGACACCGTGGGCTTCATCCGCGATCTGCCGGTCGACCTCTTCGCCGCGTTCCGCGCGACGTTCGAGGAGGCGCAGGACGCGGACCTGCTGCTCCACGTGGTCGACGCGAGCGACCCCGCGCTGGGCGAGCACATCAAGACGACCGAACAGCTGCTCGGTCAGCTCGAGCTCTCGAACGTCCCGACGCTGCTCGTGCTCAACAAGACCGATCGGCTGCCGGCGTCCGAGGTGGCGTCGATGGTGCGCGCGCGCGACGCGGTGCCGGTGTCGGCGATCGATCCGAGCACGTTCGGTCCGCTCCTCGAGCGGCTCGAGCGGATGCTCTTCGAGCGCGGGTCGGGCGTGGTCACGCGCACCCAGGCCGGCAGCGACGAGATCGATCTCGACGACGCGATCCCGCCGTCGATCACCAGCGTGCGGCTCACCGCCGCGCGCCCGGTGGAAGAGAGGCCTGCGCCGCGCGGGCCCTACTTCGACGATGCGGCGATCGATGAGCTGATCGCGGGGTCGGGCGGCAAGCCCGCGCCTTCGCCCGCGGCGGCACCGGCTCGCTCGCGATCGCGCGCACGCTGA